The genomic region TTTTCGCAAACTAATGCCGCTAATCTCTTCATCTAATCCTTGAATAAATTGAACGGAAACGCTCATTTTCTTAGACCTATTATCTTGCTTTTTCTCAAGCTTATCACTTTCGAGTGGCGGGCGATCGCCTTCCAAAAAGCTCGCGATCGAAGCTCACATCAAACATGATGTTTTGTTAAATCTTTTAATAAAATGTTACTTGTTAATTAATTTTTAAAGACGGTCGCCGTCCATCGAGCGGCTGACATCTCGCGCGGGGAAAAAGTGCGGGCATGGCAGTCGAGCTTGGCCCTGCGGGGGATCGGTCGAAGGGAGGATCGCCCTCGCGTGCCACCATCGAGCCATAATGTAGGCAAATTCAGGCAGGCGAATATCAAGGATGCTTTTTTACAAAATCTATCTTATCTGCGTTCGCGGCACCCCTATGATACGACTGACTTCAAGCTCAAAAGTCGCTGTTTTAAATCTATTTTTTTGCGTTAATCGTTCAAGAAATTAAACCGATCGCCCCCTTTCATTCCACCATTTGCAACCACCCTCGACGCACGTTGTAAAGAATACGATCCACAATCGCTTTCTCGTCTTCGCTGAGACATTCTTTTAATAAAGCAGCCCTGAGTTGCTGGCGGTCCGTAGGCGTCACCACGTTAGAAAACATGATCTGACCGTACAGTTCTTCTAAGGGAATTTGAGGCATATAAGATGAAAGTTGCATTTTCGTTATCAAGAGATTGTTTTCTACTGCGATCCTATCCTATTCATTCTGATTTATAGCCAACATGATTGCTGTGATTTGTACTTAAAAAAAGGGGCGATCGTTCGGGGGAGTTGAGGCGATCGCCGTCACAACTTCAACCGATCCCAATCCTTGACATTTGCCGAACGGCGAGGGAGCGATCCCCGGGGCACCTAGGGCGCGGTCGCCGGGGAGAGAATCAACGTTCCCCGATCCGGGAAGCCGAGAGCATTGGGGGGATCGAAGCGCCAGTGTTGCTTGTAGTGGAGCAGAAAATTTTGACCGAGGATCCCGTCGATGCCGAGGAAATCGAGAACCCCTTTTTGCAGAATCACCGCATCGAGTCGATCGCGCTGGCGATCGGCGAGACGGACGCGCTCCAAGGTCGTCAGGGCTGCAGTTTCCAGACCGCAAAACCCTACAACCTCCTGAGTCGGTAAATCAGTCGTGTCCAGAGACAGGCGATCGGCTAAATCTTGAGAAATTGCCGTAACTTCCGCCCCCGTATCGAGCAGAAACGTAAACGGACCGCGATCGCCGAGATAGACTTGGGCGGTCATCACCCCCATTTTTCCTTCGAGGGGGATCGCATCGACAGGGGCCGGGGATCGCGGCAACAGTTGCAGTTCCAAGCGCCCCGGATCGACGATCGCATCAAACCCACTCAAAAAATCCAAACCGAGAACCCCAGAGAGCTGTTGGGGAATCGTCGTTTGGGGCAATCCCATCCCGGTCATCCCCTCCACCGTGGCCCGGTCGATACTGACGTGAGGAAATTGCATCAGGGTCGCATCGACCTCAGAACAGTCTTCGCCGACGACCATGTAGGCGAACAAGTCGTTAGGAATCGGGGTACCCGCGAGCCCCAATGGTGCCGCTATCGAGTGAGCGAGCAAGGAATTCGAGGCGCCCGTATCCAGGAGAAAGGGATAAGTCCGATCGCCCAAAGTCACGGGAACGGTCCACAAGAAGCGATCTTCTATAGGATTTAACGGCACCTTCGCTTGACCGCGAACCACTCGTGCGGGCAAGCTACCCCCAGTGAACTCCAACAGTGCTAACATTCGTTCGTTGGCATCCGATCGCAACGTGCCGTCGGGGCCGAGGATGACCACCTCAAAAACACACTGCATCGAGAGGGTTTCCAAATCCTGGCGATCGGCTTGGGGGACTGCTTCCAGACTGGTAGAGACACATTCCGCCAATTCGCCGAGAATCTCTAGGCCCGAATCGGAAGAATTAGGGGGTGAACTCGGCGGAGTTTGGGCAAAAATGGGGAGAGAAAACACGGCGATCGCCAACAATTCGGAGGCGATCGCCAAGGGAGTAGCCATCGAGGAAATGAGTTTCATATCGATTGGGGGAAGAACAGAAACAGATAGATCGGTT from Oxynema aestuarii AP17 harbors:
- a CDS encoding retropepsin-like aspartic protease encodes the protein MKLISSMATPLAIASELLAIAVFSLPIFAQTPPSSPPNSSDSGLEILGELAECVSTSLEAVPQADRQDLETLSMQCVFEVVILGPDGTLRSDANERMLALLEFTGGSLPARVVRGQAKVPLNPIEDRFLWTVPVTLGDRTYPFLLDTGASNSLLAHSIAAPLGLAGTPIPNDLFAYMVVGEDCSEVDATLMQFPHVSIDRATVEGMTGMGLPQTTIPQQLSGVLGLDFLSGFDAIVDPGRLELQLLPRSPAPVDAIPLEGKMGVMTAQVYLGDRGPFTFLLDTGAEVTAISQDLADRLSLDTTDLPTQEVVGFCGLETAALTTLERVRLADRQRDRLDAVILQKGVLDFLGIDGILGQNFLLHYKQHWRFDPPNALGFPDRGTLILSPATAP